One window from the genome of Chroococcidiopsis sp. TS-821 encodes:
- a CDS encoding alkaline phosphatase translates to MSSLCSVQLVWKRWKVISTFVITAIIWLATVLPVQAQGADEELVRIWPTNNTTLLVGQRFDLRVESLIPAQSPPKLESITINGNNFTGTFRKRIDEQLQLPGGSIEVGLPEEGSNLFGQTLRNWSLPKPGRYEIVATLNIDGRQVSARNTYRVQPFQQRGNLNKIIFFVGDGMGTPLRTGARIMKFGVRDGQPGGYLEMEQMPFTGLVATHSLDSIIPDSANTAAAWVSGAKTINNALNAFPDNTPENPLDNPRIETLPQYMKRRYNWGIGLATTAFLTDATPAAFGANQRLRFSYEQIAQQYFDFFRDGWALPETGYRSLKELSQPVDVLLGPGARHFVPNEERAAEFRDTVFRRDNQDLVAVAQQQGYTIVTDVNSMNQAPNDRKILGLFLGDFREGAALGAQNIPSVLDLLIARGRATIDGRGASQLNPPIPPEFATIPKLEEMTRKAIAVLEAVSPQGWILQVESSQSDKLAHPLDPDRTLYEVLTLDKSVEVARQFVAENPNTLIIVTADHAQGQTVGGTVDSRAIREGRIDLNDAMQSFGDAGFTTYQDTDGDGYPNEANPDTKLAIGISARPTFRTDFLTDDLNLPPSGEDGTEPNPERDPNGLLLTNDLERGTTVANHTGDDVPIAVQGPGARLFTGVMDNIEVFQRMAAAISGVRNRQDLATGRPFTATETES, encoded by the coding sequence ATGAGCAGTTTATGCTCAGTTCAGTTGGTGTGGAAGCGATGGAAAGTCATTAGCACTTTCGTTATTACAGCGATAATTTGGCTAGCTACGGTATTACCCGTACAAGCGCAAGGTGCAGACGAAGAATTAGTCCGCATCTGGCCTACGAATAATACAACTTTACTGGTCGGGCAACGCTTTGACTTGCGTGTAGAAAGTTTAATTCCGGCACAGTCACCACCAAAATTAGAATCAATCACAATCAACGGCAACAACTTTACTGGTACGTTTAGAAAGCGGATTGACGAACAACTGCAACTTCCTGGTGGTTCCATCGAAGTAGGATTACCAGAGGAAGGCTCAAACCTTTTTGGTCAAACGTTACGCAACTGGAGTTTACCCAAGCCAGGGCGTTATGAAATTGTAGCTACTTTGAACATCGACGGGCGTCAAGTTTCTGCACGTAACACTTATCGCGTTCAACCATTTCAACAGCGAGGTAATTTAAACAAAATTATCTTCTTTGTGGGTGATGGAATGGGAACGCCGTTGCGTACAGGGGCGCGAATCATGAAATTCGGTGTCCGAGATGGTCAACCTGGTGGTTATCTTGAGATGGAGCAAATGCCATTTACAGGCTTAGTGGCTACGCACTCACTTGATAGTATTATTCCTGATTCTGCCAATACTGCTGCTGCATGGGTGTCTGGAGCAAAAACGATTAATAATGCCCTGAATGCCTTTCCTGACAATACACCAGAAAATCCGCTTGATAATCCTCGGATTGAAACATTACCGCAGTACATGAAGCGGAGATACAATTGGGGGATTGGATTGGCAACGACAGCATTTTTAACTGATGCTACACCTGCAGCCTTTGGCGCAAACCAACGCCTGCGCTTTTCATACGAACAAATTGCGCAACAATATTTTGACTTTTTTAGAGATGGTTGGGCTTTACCAGAAACCGGATATCGTAGCTTAAAAGAATTATCACAACCTGTTGATGTTCTTCTAGGTCCAGGAGCGCGTCATTTTGTGCCAAATGAAGAGCGTGCTGCTGAGTTCAGAGACACCGTATTTCGCCGCGATAATCAAGATTTAGTTGCTGTTGCTCAACAACAAGGTTACACCATTGTCACCGATGTAAATAGCATGAATCAAGCTCCTAACGATCGGAAAATTTTAGGTTTGTTTTTAGGAGATTTTCGTGAAGGAGCGGCTCTAGGTGCACAGAATATTCCCTCCGTATTAGATTTATTGATTGCGCGTGGTAGAGCAACAATTGACGGTAGAGGTGCAAGTCAACTCAATCCCCCTATCCCACCAGAATTTGCGACGATTCCTAAGCTAGAAGAAATGACTAGAAAAGCGATCGCGGTTCTCGAAGCTGTATCGCCCCAAGGTTGGATATTGCAAGTTGAGTCCTCGCAATCTGATAAACTAGCTCACCCTCTCGATCCTGACCGGACACTTTACGAAGTCCTGACTTTAGATAAATCTGTGGAAGTAGCACGACAATTTGTTGCGGAAAATCCAAATACACTAATTATCGTGACTGCCGACCACGCTCAAGGTCAAACTGTCGGTGGTACAGTAGATTCACGCGCAATCCGCGAAGGCAGAATTGATTTAAATGATGCCATGCAGTCATTTGGAGATGCAGGGTTCACAACTTATCAAGATACAGATGGCGATGGCTATCCCAATGAAGCTAATCCCGACACTAAGTTAGCGATTGGAATTTCTGCGCGACCAACATTCCGTACTGACTTTCTCACCGACGACTTAAATTTACCTCCTTCTGGTGAGGATGGTACTGAGCCTAATCCAGAACGCGATCCCAATGGCTTATTGCTAACCAATGACTTAGAACGCGGTACAACTGTTGCCAATCACACGGGAGATGATGTTCCGATCGCTGTCCAAGGACCTGGAGCCAGATTATTTACTGGTGTCATGGATAATATCGAAGTTTTCCAACGCATGGCTGCTGCCATCTCTGGCGTGAGAAACCGTCAAGACTTAGCGACTGGTAGACCATTTACTGCTACGGAGACTGAATCATGA
- a CDS encoding succinylglutamate desuccinylase/aspartoacylase family protein: MIPSVYTIPLIQLASGDRLSLQVYRFVGAKSGKKAYIQANLHGAEIAGNAVIHQLIEFFQTLQNTELTGEVWLVPVCNPLGVNQRSHHFASGRYSVYEGKDWNRIFWDYEKSQENLKEFAQAQINLDRDTIRINYLNKIINCFATLAEKIHSSSSVPFTELFRYRLQSLSIDADYLIDIHTSSDQGLNYFYYFPRRELSAQYFLLDYGILLDDYDGDAFDEAFIKPWLALENTFQQLGREILFDIEAWTLELGSGMQMQPQSVEKGVAGVKNYLIHKGMLAIANTKAIAREMTFTLKSQITKYYAPVGGMVQARVPLGSTVKAGERLYQILTFNKIGEMPCVIDICAEKDGLVYDVSTNYAVNEGEYVLAVM, encoded by the coding sequence ATGATTCCTAGTGTCTACACAATTCCTCTCATCCAATTAGCTTCGGGCGATCGCTTGTCGCTGCAAGTTTATCGATTCGTTGGTGCTAAATCTGGTAAAAAAGCATATATCCAAGCAAATTTACACGGTGCGGAAATTGCTGGTAATGCCGTCATTCACCAGCTTATTGAGTTTTTTCAAACTTTACAAAATACTGAGTTGACTGGTGAAGTTTGGCTGGTACCAGTATGCAATCCCCTAGGAGTTAATCAGCGATCGCATCATTTTGCTTCTGGGCGCTATTCTGTTTACGAAGGCAAAGATTGGAATCGCATTTTTTGGGATTATGAAAAAAGCCAAGAAAATTTAAAAGAATTTGCTCAAGCGCAAATCAATTTAGACAGAGATACTATTAGAATAAACTATTTAAATAAAATTATCAACTGCTTTGCCACACTTGCTGAAAAAATTCATTCGTCTAGTAGCGTACCGTTTACCGAACTTTTTCGCTACCGATTACAATCACTAAGTATTGATGCCGATTACTTAATCGATATCCACACTTCTAGCGACCAAGGTCTCAATTATTTTTACTATTTTCCTCGCCGCGAACTCAGTGCGCAATACTTTTTACTTGACTATGGAATTTTACTTGACGATTATGACGGCGATGCTTTTGATGAAGCTTTTATCAAACCCTGGTTAGCCTTAGAAAATACTTTTCAGCAGCTAGGGCGAGAAATTCTTTTTGATATAGAAGCTTGGACATTAGAACTTGGTTCAGGAATGCAAATGCAACCGCAGTCGGTAGAAAAAGGCGTTGCCGGAGTGAAGAATTATTTAATACACAAAGGCATGTTAGCTATTGCTAATACAAAAGCGATCGCGCGCGAAATGACTTTTACGTTAAAAAGTCAAATAACGAAATATTATGCTCCTGTTGGTGGTATGGTGCAAGCGCGAGTTCCACTAGGTAGCACGGTTAAAGCAGGAGAAAGGCTGTATCAAATTCTGACGTTTAATAAAATTGGGGAAATGCCTTGTGTTATTGATATTTGTGCAGAAAAAGATGGTTTAGTTTATGATGTTTCTACTAATTATGCAGTAAATGAAGGCGAATACGTATTAGCAGTGATGTAA
- a CDS encoding carboxypeptidase-like regulatory domain-containing protein, protein MTLSKPSATMFKLKKLLRSKQMRLVMGVVIAVTVFAVLTLQPTLAFRAQPQGDSLLYGKLADSRAIHGGRGVVANAKVTINSIPPQTTRTDDQGQFWFKGLRDIHYVLKVELPYDRSNVYSLSTRVHGRTGEFFEIGDNVQHNHEIDY, encoded by the coding sequence ATGACACTGAGTAAACCAAGCGCAACTATGTTCAAACTCAAAAAATTACTACGTTCTAAGCAAATGCGGCTAGTAATGGGAGTAGTCATTGCAGTAACAGTGTTTGCCGTATTGACGCTACAACCTACCCTGGCGTTTCGGGCGCAGCCGCAAGGAGACAGTTTACTTTATGGTAAATTGGCTGACTCTCGTGCTATACATGGCGGTCGTGGCGTCGTGGCAAATGCCAAGGTCACAATTAACTCTATTCCACCACAAACAACTCGTACCGATGACCAAGGTCAATTTTGGTTTAAAGGATTGCGAGATATTCATTATGTCCTCAAGGTAGAACTACCTTACGATCGCAGCAACGTCTACTCTCTATCTACTAGAGTGCATGGTCGAACGGGTGAATTTTTCGAGATTGGTGATAACGTACAACACAATCACGAAATCGACTACTGA
- a CDS encoding cation diffusion facilitator family transporter, with protein MPKLHSNTRKIQILQLAIGLEISFFAVELGVGLWIHSLSLVADASHLLSDVAALGVTLVASWMAQSAKRHAKYGRRIELYAALLNSLSLVILASWVATEAIARMQSPTSSDILSLPMLLTAVVGLGINGCNAFWLHECSHCDLNFKAAFLHVLSDLFSSVGVIIAAIAISWLGWMWADSAISLLVSGLVAISATALLLQSLWMLFGKASPTTNACDCEKRDMEKLLFPSLEEILR; from the coding sequence ATGCCAAAATTGCACTCAAACACGCGGAAAATCCAAATACTGCAACTAGCAATTGGGCTGGAAATCAGTTTTTTTGCGGTTGAACTTGGTGTTGGGTTATGGATCCACAGTTTGTCGCTGGTAGCAGATGCAAGTCATCTCCTTTCAGATGTCGCAGCATTAGGAGTCACGCTGGTAGCAAGCTGGATGGCGCAAAGCGCTAAACGTCATGCGAAGTACGGACGTCGCATTGAATTATATGCCGCACTGCTAAATAGTCTTAGCTTAGTGATTTTGGCAAGTTGGGTAGCAACCGAAGCAATTGCCAGGATGCAATCTCCAACTTCCTCAGATATTCTTAGCTTACCAATGTTGCTAACTGCAGTAGTTGGTTTAGGAATTAATGGTTGCAATGCTTTTTGGTTACACGAGTGCAGTCACTGTGACTTGAACTTCAAAGCAGCCTTCTTGCACGTACTATCAGATTTATTTAGTTCGGTGGGCGTAATTATAGCCGCGATCGCAATTTCTTGGCTCGGTTGGATGTGGGCTGATAGTGCAATTAGTCTTTTAGTCTCAGGACTTGTTGCGATTTCGGCTACAGCGCTACTGTTGCAAAGCCTCTGGATGCTATTTGGCAAAGCCTCTCCTACGACAAATGCTTGCGACTGTGAAAAACGCGACATGGAAAAACTGTTATTTCCATCATTAGAGGAGATTTTACGATGA